CAAAATCTGTGTTTTACTGTGAAGCGTTCTATGCACTGGACATTTATCGGCAATCTCCATGATTTTTGCTTTCTGTTTTTCATCAAGATTCCCTGTCAATTTAATTTCTCGTTGAAATGTATCGATTTTAGAAGTATCGTTTTCACAATTTTCACAATCTTCCGCATGGGATTTGCTGTAAGAGGTATGCACTTCCACATTGTATATGGGCCACCCCTTTCTTCTGGCATACATTTGAATGGTCATTACGGTACATGCAGAAAGACCGGCAGAGACAAGCTCATAGGGGGAAGGGCCAAAGTCATTCCCTCCAAAATCAGTAGGTTCATCCGCTATCATGTAGTGATTTCCAACCTTCATCTGTGTTGTAAAATAGTCATCCCCGTCCAGGCTTGCCACAACTTGGTGTTTTGTTCGTAAACCCTCATCAACTCCTTTTTCTATGGACAGGTATCTTTTTGCCCAACCAGAAATGACCTCCCCAACATAGGTGGAGTCTTTTTTATTGAACAGTAAATGGTCCGCGCCATCCAAGGAAACAAAACTTTTAGGATGATGGGCCGCAACGTAAATTTCTTCTGCATTTTTTATGCTCACGGTATCATCCTGCGGGGAATGCATAATGAGCAAAGGTTTTCGGAGTGACTTTGCGGTTTCAGGAAGTGATTTGGTGTCTAGGTCATCCACAAATTGTTTTTTAATCTTAAAATCGCGACCACTTAGATTGACAACTGCCTCTCCATTGGCATTGATTTCTTCCAATCCACTTTTGAACAAATGTTTTACATGTTTTGGATTAGAAGGTGCTCCTACGGTTGCTATTGCGTTAACGGATTCGATTTCGGAGGCAGCAAAAATTACCGCAGCACCGCCCAAAGAATGCCCAATCAATAATGAGGGGGATTCGTAGTTATCCTTTAAAAAATCGGCTGCAGCTATTAAATCCTCTACATTTCCGGAAAAATTGGTATCTGCAAAATCACCATCGCTTTCACCTAAACCCGTAAAATCGAACCGAAGTACCGCAAAACCATTTGCGGTCAACGCTTTACTGATATTCTTAACGGCGGAAAGATTCTTGGTACAGGTGAAACAATGTGCAAAGAGTGCATAATTGTGTGGATGCCTATCTACAGGAAATTCTATGCGGCCTACAAGTTGTTGCCCTTCTTTATTGGTGAACGTGATTTTTTGGAGGTTCATGATTTACTTTTTGACTTTTTTCTTAAGTCGGGATTGAAGAAAAAACCTATCTGAATGCGGTCAAAAACTGCATTGTTGAAATGATTTTTTAAGTATCCTATCTGAAGATTACTGTTTTCGGTAAGATGTATTCCCCCAGCAAGGTACAATCTATTCTGTCCAAAGATGTCATCTTGGAGGTTGATGAATACTTCATCATAAAAATTCAAGAAAAATGTATTGGTCAAAGGCAAGGTGACCTGTAACCGATATCTGGCACGATGTTCAGTAAACGAATCATTTAAATCCCTGTTTTCCAAAAAGCGCTGTTCCAATCGGTAGCGGTGTTCAAAAAGAAATTCCCATACTTTGTTCGTCAAGATTAATTGTTCAAAGATTCGATGTTCTAAAAGTGTATTGTTATTAATTAAAACATCTCCAGCAATACCATCAAATTCTCCAAACGTAGGGTCTGAATCAATATAGGCATACCCGCCGGTTACGATGGCATTTTTAGTAATGTGGTAGTTCAGTCCGGTACGTAACAACAACTGATTAAAGTTCGAGGTAGTTTCATAGTATCGAAATTGCGCTTCGGTATGTATGCTTAGTTTGTCAGAAACTCGATTCATTCCAAAATACATATACCATGCACCTAATTCTTCTTCGCCACTTTCTTGGGCATACATAAAAGAACAAGTACCTAACGTGACCAGTAAAATAAGTTTTCTCATAAAACAATGTTGCGAATTAGAACGTAGTCAATCTTCTTAAAGACTATGTTTAAAACTCATAGATTATGTGCTGCTAAATCGTTAATACTTCAATCTAAACTAAAGGACTGTGTTTCCTTAAAAGGGGATACATCTAAAGATTCAATACTTTCTCTATAAGCTTTCCAATCATTTTTAAAGAAAGTATTGGTCTTTTCCAATGCGGAATTCAGTTCCTCTTCTGCAAATTGAATCAGATTGTTTTCCGTTTTGGTCATTCCTGTTTTACGGCTGCCCACATATCTTCTGGCGGTATTGATACGGAGCATAACAGTTATTTCAGGATTTCGGGTTATTCCTTGGCGTTTGTCCTCCTTACCAAGGTAGAGTGCGGTTATGGAATCTATTTGTTTTACAATATCTTTTGAAGCGGTAATCTGTTCTTTATATTGCTCCTTGTCCAATTCTTTTAATTCTCTTTCGAATTTATTGGCCAAGTCCTTGCTTTCCACAAGTTGTTTTACAGCATCGGCTGCTTTTTGTGTAAAATCATCCAATTTTTTTCCTGTGGTATACACTTGGTCGATTGCAGCAATCGAAACCTTCAGCCTTGGGTCCGACTTAACCGATACTGATGTGGAGTCCATTAACTCCCCATAATGTACCTTTACTTTGTACGTTCCCGGTTTTACTTCCACACCGCCACGTTCTTTTTTATCCTTGTTTATTTTTCTTGACGGCCTGTCTGGACCTTTTTCATCAAGGTCCCAATAGATGCGATGAAAACCAGCTTTTTTGGGAGTTTTAAATTTCAATGTTCGTATCAATCTTTCTCCGTCGAAGAACTTGAATACAACGGAATCCTTTGTTTTTTGTTTTGTATTCTCAACTTCCTTCTCTCCGTCGTTCTTCTCTTCTTTTTTGTCATCTTCTTTTTTGGAGCTGTTCCCTTCTTTTAAATAATAGGTGATCATAGCACCATATTTTCTGTTTTCGGCATTATAAAGGGCATCTCCTCCAAACCGACTTCCGGTAGGTTGTTGGTATGCGGCAAGATATGTATCTGGGCTATCAAAGAGACGTATTTCCTTTTGAAGGAGGGAAGGGTTTTTTGCCAATTCCCTTAGTGGGCGTATATCGTCCAGCACCCATGCAGAACGACCAAAAGTCCCTAAAATAAGATCGTTTTCCCTAGGCTGAATAACCAAGTCTTTAGTGGACACAGTAGGGAAACCTTCTGTCCACTTTTGCCATTTCTCTCCTGCATTTAAGGAAACATATAGACCATCATCTGTTCCTAAAAACATAAGATTGGGATTTTTGGCATCTTCGACTATGGATAACGTATAACTTTCAACATCATCGCCATCTACAATGCGCGTCCATGTTTTTCCATAATCTTTGGTACGGTATGCGTAAGGCGTATAGTTGAACCTTCTGTAATCATTAGCTATTAGAAGCGCTTCCCCTTTGTTGTTCTTCGAAGCTTTAATCTGTGGAATCCAACTTCCTTTTGGTAATCCTTTAATATTTCCAGTGACCTCGGTCCAACTACTACCACCATTTTGGGTAAAATGCACGCGACCGTCATCTGTACCTGCCCAAAGCATATCCTTCTCTACTGGTGAAGGTTCAATGACTAGAATGGTGCAATGATTTTCGGCTCCGGTTGCATCCATGGTAAGTCCACCACTTTCGCTTTGCTTTTGTTTTTCTTTGTCATTTGTGGTCAAATCCGGGGAAATCACTTCCCATGTCAATCCTTTATCAGTTGACTTATGTACAAATTGACTTCCAAAATAAACCGTACTGTTATCAAATGGGTCTTGTCCTATTCCAGCATTCCAATTAAAGCGAAGTTTGGTCTCCGCATTGGGTGGAGTAGGGCGTACGATGTAATTGTTTCCAGTTTTCCAGTCATAACGGGAAACATAGCCTTGCTGGCTCATGGCATAACCAAATTGATTGTCATCCAAATCGGGGACGACATCAAAACCATCCCCAAAGGCAATTTCTTGCCAATAACTGTTCCGTATGCCTTGGGTTTTCCATACATATGCGGGCCCACGCCAAGATCCATTATCCTGCATTCCGCCATAGACGTTATAGGGGTATTCATTATCGACATTGATGTGGTAGAATTGTGCTACGGGCAGATTTCCAATAAAACGCCAAGTTTTGCCACCATCTTTAGAAATGTTCATCCCGCCATCGTTACCATCAATTAAAAATTGACCGTTTTCTGGATGAATCCAAAAGGCATGATGGTCTGGATGTATACCATTGGTCACATCCCAGCCATAAGCGTTCATCAACTGTTCAAAGTTTTTACCTCCATCTTCCGAAACATTTACAAAAGTAAAAATAGAGTACACTCTGTTCTCGTTCTGTGGGTCAACATAGATTTCCGAATAATAGAATGGACGATTTCCAATATCATTCTTATCGTTTACTTTCTTCCATTTGAAACCTCCGTCTTCAGATTTGTAGAGTGCATTTTTCTTTGCCTCGACCAAGGCATAGACAACATTAGGTTTGTTTTTAGCTATGGCGATGCCGATTCTCCCCAAATCCCCTTTTGGCAGGCCATCTTCATCTGTTAGTTTTTTCCAAGTAGTTCCGCCATCATGCGTCATATAAAGCCCGCTGCCTTCACCGCCCGATTTAAAGAACCACGGGTCGCGCTTGTGTTCCCACATTGCTGCAATCAACTTATTTGGATTTGTTGGGTCCATTACTAGGTCGGCAACACCTGTTTTGTTATTTATAAAAAGGATTTTGTCCCATGTTTTTCCACCGTCGGTCGTTTTGTAGACACCACGTTCTGGATGTATGCCCCATGGGGAACCAATAGCACCTACATACACCACATTCGGGTCCGTGGGGTCTATAATCACTCTATGGATATGTCGGGTTTTTTCAAGCCCCATACTTTTCCAGGTTTTTCCACCATCCAAGGACTTGTAGATTCCGTAACCACCATTAAGACTGTTCCTTGGGTTTCCTTCTCCGGTACCCACCCAGATTACTGATGGGTTGGATTGCTGAATGGCAACCGCACCTACGGAAGCTGTAACTTCCTTATCAAAAATCGGCTCCCATTTAATGCCTCCAGATGTAGACTTCCATAGCCCGCCCGAAGCGGTGCCCACATACATAATATCTGGATTGGAATGGACTACATCAATAGAGGTAACCCTACCACTCATCCCTGCGGGACCAATGTTACGGGGTTTCATATCCTGGACCAAATCCATGGAAAAATCTTGTGCAAATAGGGTAATAGATGCAAGTAGCATCAACAAAGTGTAATGTTGTTTCATTCTAGGTTAATTAGTCTGCTAAAGATAACCAAAAGGGACACGGGATTTCTTAAAGGCTTGTTAACGGATTTAGGGCAATGCATAGATTTTTTGTCACTCCTTTTTACCGAAGATTCCGAAAAGTTCATTCCCTTGTCGAGGAGGAATGGAGTTGTAACATCTTTCAAAGGCAATCATCTTTAAATAGCGCGTCAGGTATTTTAGATAGAGTTCCTTGTCACCCCCAAAAGGTCTTTTATCCATATCGTCCATTAGTGGGATATCGAACCAAACCCCGACTAATTTGCCATTGGTTTGTAGCAAACATGCCATTTGCTCTGCATAAGCAAATC
The nucleotide sequence above comes from Flagellimonas sp. HMM57. Encoded proteins:
- a CDS encoding bifunctional alpha/beta hydrolase/OsmC family protein, which produces MNLQKITFTNKEGQQLVGRIEFPVDRHPHNYALFAHCFTCTKNLSAVKNISKALTANGFAVLRFDFTGLGESDGDFADTNFSGNVEDLIAAADFLKDNYESPSLLIGHSLGGAAVIFAASEIESVNAIATVGAPSNPKHVKHLFKSGLEEINANGEAVVNLSGRDFKIKKQFVDDLDTKSLPETAKSLRKPLLIMHSPQDDTVSIKNAEEIYVAAHHPKSFVSLDGADHLLFNKKDSTYVGEVISGWAKRYLSIEKGVDEGLRTKHQVVASLDGDDYFTTQMKVGNHYMIADEPTDFGGNDFGPSPYELVSAGLSACTVMTIQMYARRKGWPIYNVEVHTSYSKSHAEDCENCENDTSKIDTFQREIKLTGNLDEKQKAKIMEIADKCPVHRTLHSKTQILTKLVD
- a CDS encoding DUF2490 domain-containing protein yields the protein MRKLILLVTLGTCSFMYAQESGEEELGAWYMYFGMNRVSDKLSIHTEAQFRYYETTSNFNQLLLRTGLNYHITKNAIVTGGYAYIDSDPTFGEFDGIAGDVLINNNTLLEHRIFEQLILTNKVWEFLFEHRYRLEQRFLENRDLNDSFTEHRARYRLQVTLPLTNTFFLNFYDEVFINLQDDIFGQNRLYLAGGIHLTENSNLQIGYLKNHFNNAVFDRIQIGFFFNPDLRKKSKSKS